One Luteibacter sp. 9135 DNA segment encodes these proteins:
- the modA gene encoding molybdate ABC transporter substrate-binding protein, whose product MQFRSLLALCLLAGPGLASAADLTVSAASSLTDAFRAVGTAYETAHPGTHVVLNFAASDVLLRQIANGAPADLFASADQTAMDKAVAAGAIDIATRRDFASNRLVLIVPKDASVHVGSTADLRQSTVKRVAYGDPASVPVGRYTQAALQQQGLWDAVSAKGVLAQNVRQSLDYVARGEVDAGFVFATDATVMKDRVNVVATVPTPRPIRYPIAVVAGTPHAAEAASFSAFVQSADGRRILASFGFQAP is encoded by the coding sequence ATGCAGTTCCGGTCGCTCCTCGCGCTGTGCCTCCTTGCCGGCCCTGGCCTGGCGTCGGCCGCCGACCTGACGGTATCGGCCGCGTCCAGCCTCACGGACGCGTTCCGGGCGGTAGGCACCGCTTACGAAACCGCCCATCCCGGCACCCACGTGGTACTCAATTTCGCGGCGTCCGATGTGCTGCTCAGGCAGATCGCCAACGGCGCGCCAGCGGATCTCTTCGCATCGGCCGACCAGACGGCGATGGACAAGGCCGTTGCCGCCGGCGCCATCGATATCGCCACGCGACGGGACTTCGCCAGCAATCGCCTCGTGCTGATCGTTCCGAAGGATGCCAGCGTGCATGTCGGTTCGACGGCCGACCTGCGGCAGTCCACGGTCAAGCGCGTGGCCTATGGCGATCCGGCCTCGGTGCCCGTGGGTCGTTACACCCAGGCGGCGCTGCAGCAGCAGGGCCTGTGGGACGCGGTATCGGCCAAGGGCGTGCTCGCCCAGAACGTGCGGCAAAGCCTCGATTACGTCGCGCGAGGTGAAGTGGACGCGGGCTTCGTCTTCGCCACCGACGCCACCGTCATGAAGGATCGGGTGAACGTCGTCGCCACGGTACCGACGCCGCGCCCCATCCGCTATCCCATCGCCGTGGTCGCGGGCACGCCGCATGCGGCCGAAGCGGCGTCGTTCTCGGCGTTCGTGCAGTCGGCCGATGGTCGGCGCATCCTGGCGTCGTTCGGCTTCCAGGCGCCCTGA
- a CDS encoding ABC transporter ATP-binding protein, giving the protein MTVDVALRTTLCADERRFTLDVALRSDHRRIVLFGPSGAGKSLTLRAMAGLIVPEAGHVRVDGRTLFDAGTRVNLPPRQRGLAYVFQDYALFPHLTVAQNIGFGLRGGWLNPSRRGPDARVERWLAAFELAGVADSYPARISGGQRQRVALARALATEPKGLLLDEPFAALDPALRGRMRDELLAVQARLDLQLVVITHDPADVAALDGDTFELREGRVVGRSRPSSLSWDHGAFPGQRPMAE; this is encoded by the coding sequence GTGACGGTCGACGTGGCACTGCGCACGACGCTGTGTGCCGACGAACGTCGCTTCACGCTGGACGTGGCGCTGCGGTCGGACCACCGCCGCATCGTGCTGTTCGGTCCTTCCGGTGCGGGCAAGAGCCTCACGCTGCGCGCCATGGCCGGTTTGATCGTGCCGGAGGCCGGTCATGTGCGTGTCGACGGCCGCACGCTGTTCGATGCCGGCACCCGCGTGAACCTGCCCCCGCGCCAGCGCGGCCTGGCTTACGTGTTCCAGGACTACGCGTTGTTTCCCCACCTGACCGTGGCACAGAACATCGGTTTCGGGCTGCGTGGCGGCTGGCTCAATCCGTCCCGCCGGGGCCCGGATGCGCGCGTGGAGCGCTGGCTGGCTGCGTTCGAACTGGCCGGGGTGGCCGACAGCTACCCGGCGCGGATCTCCGGAGGCCAGCGCCAGCGTGTGGCGCTGGCCCGCGCGCTGGCCACCGAACCGAAGGGCCTGCTGCTGGACGAGCCGTTTGCCGCGCTGGATCCCGCGCTGCGGGGCCGCATGCGCGACGAACTGCTGGCCGTGCAGGCCCGGCTGGACCTGCAACTGGTGGTCATCACCCACGACCCCGCCGATGTGGCGGCGCTGGACGGTGACACCTTCGAACTGCGCGAGGGTCGTGTGGTCGGTCGGTCACGCCCATCCTCGTTGTCGTGGGATCATGGCGCCTTTCCCGGGCAGCGTCCCATGGCAGAGTAA
- a CDS encoding T6SS immunity protein Tdi1 domain-containing protein has protein sequence MALTWNDLICTPDKDAIDALAESWAWRIGDGYTPLLFTALGDLFYEADEGGIFWLNTGTAELERVAESVPGFNQLLREEIADEWLLPSLVEALLEAGKARAEGECYTYVTLPIFAEGEYTVDNLNPVPAIEHFELTGSVLQQMQDLPDGTAVKIDITH, from the coding sequence ATGGCCCTCACCTGGAACGACCTCATCTGCACGCCCGACAAGGACGCCATCGACGCACTGGCCGAATCCTGGGCGTGGCGCATCGGCGACGGCTATACCCCGCTGTTGTTCACCGCCCTGGGCGACCTGTTCTACGAGGCGGACGAGGGCGGCATCTTCTGGCTCAACACCGGCACCGCCGAACTCGAGCGCGTGGCCGAGAGCGTGCCGGGCTTCAACCAGTTGCTGCGCGAGGAAATCGCGGACGAATGGCTGCTGCCGTCGCTGGTCGAAGCGCTGCTGGAGGCTGGCAAGGCGCGCGCCGAAGGCGAGTGCTACACCTACGTCACGCTGCCCATCTTCGCCGAGGGCGAGTACACCGTCGACAACCTCAACCCCGTGCCGGCCATCGAGCATTTCGAACTGACCGGCTCGGTCCTGCAACAGATGCAGGACCTGCCCGACGGCACGGCAGTCAAGATCGACATCACGCACTGA
- a CDS encoding sensor histidine kinase, with protein sequence MSERATLPFDRARCADEPDFCELAEVAPILIRRTGADRRDDWFNRTWLEFTGRSIAEEAGSGWIDGIHPEDRDRHVAAFARAFDACEPYALDYRLRRRDGSYRWIAAKGEPFTRHGVLAGYWSSGTDITEHRDAQHSQRVLINDLNHRMKNTLTVVQAIAEQTFRADRPMADAIACFGGRLRALASMQDQLVTNAWETVPLRDLVATTCAPLDPGGGRIRLEGPCLVVGAEMAVTLTMALHELLTNAVKYGALSNHTGRVAITWRTCVEAGGQRLRLVWKERGGPAVSVPVGRGFGSRFIERCLGGEAGDRSTLCFEADGVRWALDTALSA encoded by the coding sequence ATGAGCGAGCGCGCCACCCTTCCCTTCGACCGCGCCCGCTGCGCGGACGAGCCGGATTTTTGTGAACTGGCGGAGGTCGCCCCGATCCTGATCCGGCGCACCGGCGCCGATCGCCGCGACGACTGGTTCAATCGCACCTGGCTCGAATTCACCGGTCGCTCGATCGCCGAGGAAGCAGGCAGCGGATGGATCGACGGCATCCACCCCGAAGACAGGGACCGGCACGTCGCCGCTTTTGCCCGAGCCTTCGACGCGTGCGAACCGTATGCACTGGACTACCGGCTGCGTCGGCGCGACGGCAGCTATCGCTGGATCGCCGCGAAGGGTGAGCCCTTCACGCGCCACGGCGTGTTGGCCGGTTACTGGAGCAGCGGCACGGACATCACCGAGCATCGTGATGCACAGCACAGCCAGCGCGTGCTGATCAACGACCTGAACCACCGCATGAAGAACACGCTCACCGTGGTGCAGGCCATAGCCGAGCAGACCTTCCGCGCGGATCGGCCGATGGCCGACGCGATCGCCTGCTTCGGCGGCCGGCTGCGCGCGCTGGCCTCGATGCAGGACCAGTTGGTCACCAACGCATGGGAAACGGTTCCGCTGCGCGACCTCGTCGCCACCACCTGCGCCCCGCTCGACCCCGGCGGCGGGCGCATCCGCCTGGAAGGGCCCTGCCTGGTCGTGGGCGCGGAGATGGCGGTCACCCTGACGATGGCGCTGCACGAGCTGTTGACCAACGCGGTCAAGTACGGCGCGCTGTCCAACCACACGGGCCGGGTCGCGATCACCTGGCGGACATGCGTGGAAGCCGGCGGCCAGCGCCTCCGGCTGGTATGGAAGGAACGAGGCGGCCCGGCCGTGAGTGTCCCCGTCGGGCGCGGCTTCGGCAGCCGCTTCATCGAACGCTGCCTCGGCGGCGAGGCCGGCGATCGCTCCACGCTCTGCTTCGAGGCGGATGGTGTGCGCTGGGCGCTCGACACCGCGCTCAGTGCGTGA
- a CDS encoding serine hydrolase domain-containing protein, producing MTRRVPRLALAGLLLVLGACAVPHARRTDVLFWNQPQREAAFRAMDTHYASNVVHHGTPYPLPAGTPLHPRFADGTTLERYMADHHVAGIMVVQHGKVRLERYGLGAGPATRWTSFSVAKSFTATLVGAALHDGAIHDLDDKVIRYIPELAAGAYRDVTVRQLLTMTSGVRWNEDYADPASDVARMYEGTRQPGVPLLVSYMSALPRQFAPGQQWVYKTGETDLVGILVTRATGRTLAAYLAEKVWEPYGMASDAFWLKDDVDGTEAGGSGVSATLGDYARFGQFLLDGGRAGGRQVLDDGWLADATATHAGIGAPGRGYGYQWWTYDDGGYAGIGIFGQLLHVDPARELVIVQLAAWPVATSDAEALARAAFVRAVIAGAGD from the coding sequence ATGACCCGCCGTGTGCCGCGGCTGGCCCTGGCCGGGTTGCTGCTGGTCCTCGGGGCGTGCGCCGTGCCCCATGCCCGCCGCACCGACGTGCTGTTCTGGAACCAGCCGCAACGCGAAGCCGCCTTCCGGGCGATGGATACCCATTACGCAAGCAACGTCGTCCACCACGGCACACCGTATCCACTGCCTGCCGGTACGCCGCTGCATCCGCGCTTCGCCGACGGCACCACGCTCGAGCGCTACATGGCCGACCACCACGTGGCCGGCATCATGGTGGTCCAGCACGGCAAAGTGCGCCTGGAGCGCTACGGCCTGGGTGCCGGACCCGCCACGCGATGGACGTCGTTCTCGGTCGCCAAGTCGTTCACCGCCACGCTGGTCGGCGCGGCCCTGCACGACGGAGCCATCCACGACCTGGACGACAAGGTCATCCGCTACATCCCGGAACTGGCCGCGGGCGCGTACCGCGACGTCACCGTGCGCCAGTTGCTGACCATGACCTCCGGCGTGCGCTGGAACGAGGACTACGCCGATCCCGCCTCGGATGTCGCGCGCATGTACGAAGGCACGCGCCAGCCCGGCGTGCCCCTGCTGGTCTCGTACATGTCCGCGCTGCCGCGCCAGTTCGCGCCCGGGCAGCAGTGGGTCTACAAGACCGGCGAAACCGATCTGGTCGGCATCCTGGTCACGCGTGCCACCGGCAGGACACTGGCCGCGTACCTCGCCGAGAAGGTCTGGGAGCCGTATGGCATGGCCAGCGACGCGTTCTGGCTGAAGGACGACGTGGACGGGACGGAAGCCGGTGGCTCCGGCGTGTCGGCCACGCTGGGCGACTATGCACGCTTCGGCCAGTTCCTCCTCGATGGCGGCAGGGCCGGTGGACGGCAGGTGCTGGACGACGGCTGGCTGGCGGACGCCACGGCGACGCATGCCGGCATCGGCGCACCCGGTCGGGGCTACGGCTACCAATGGTGGACCTACGATGACGGCGGCTATGCGGGCATCGGCATCTTCGGCCAACTGCTCCATGTCGACCCGGCGCGAGAACTGGTCATCGTGCAGCTGGCCGCATGGCCCGTTGCGACCAGCGATGCGGAGGCGCTCGCGCGGGCGGCGTTCGTCAGGGCCGTGATCGCGGGGGCGGGCGACTGA
- a CDS encoding lysylphosphatidylglycerol synthase transmembrane domain-containing protein: MTHTHNEPPPEHATRRAAKYLLAALFVGVAAFLLHRYIARMSWHDIRAALERIPRWHVLASIGATLVSWACLTAYDVFAVETVVPGGVSMRMKIFSGATTHAICNALGFHAITGTALRYRMLSTRGVGAADVARVVGLVGFAVALGFASVTAIALLLEPSIAHGWGRWPGVALVILFVVLLRWLAGKHDELTVGKFSTPVPSARSAGAQIAIGTLEMVAAIAVMYFLLPVDIAGSFLDFAPIYVGAILAGIISNTPGGIGAFEALTLAAFPQEQRATVLAALLAYRVIYGLGPFVLASLALGGFEVRRRRARGVA; this comes from the coding sequence GTGACGCACACCCACAACGAACCACCCCCGGAGCACGCCACCCGCCGCGCGGCCAAGTACCTGCTGGCGGCGTTGTTCGTGGGCGTGGCCGCCTTCCTGCTGCATCGCTACATCGCGCGGATGTCCTGGCACGACATCCGCGCGGCCCTCGAGCGTATCCCGCGCTGGCATGTCCTGGCGTCCATCGGCGCCACCCTGGTCAGCTGGGCCTGCCTCACCGCCTATGACGTGTTCGCCGTGGAGACGGTGGTGCCGGGCGGGGTATCGATGCGGATGAAGATCTTTTCCGGCGCCACCACGCACGCCATCTGCAATGCCCTGGGCTTCCATGCCATCACGGGCACGGCGCTGCGCTATCGCATGCTGTCCACACGCGGGGTGGGCGCCGCCGACGTGGCGCGCGTGGTCGGTCTGGTCGGCTTCGCGGTGGCACTGGGCTTCGCCTCGGTCACCGCGATCGCGCTGCTGCTCGAACCATCCATCGCGCACGGCTGGGGGCGTTGGCCGGGTGTCGCGCTGGTGATCCTGTTCGTCGTCCTGCTGCGCTGGCTGGCGGGCAAGCACGACGAGCTGACCGTGGGGAAGTTCTCCACCCCGGTGCCGTCCGCGCGCTCCGCCGGTGCGCAGATCGCCATCGGCACGCTGGAAATGGTCGCCGCCATCGCCGTCATGTACTTCCTGCTGCCCGTCGACATCGCCGGCAGTTTCCTCGACTTCGCGCCGATCTACGTCGGCGCCATCCTGGCGGGCATCATCAGCAACACGCCCGGTGGCATCGGCGCCTTCGAGGCACTGACCCTGGCGGCATTTCCGCAGGAACAACGCGCCACCGTGCTCGCGGCGCTACTCGCCTACCGGGTCATCTACGGGCTGGGCCCGTTCGTCCTCGCCTCGCTGGCGCTGGGTGGCTTCGAGGTGCGTCGTCGTCGCGCCCGGGGCGTGGCATGA
- the glgX gene encoding glycogen debranching protein GlgX, with protein sequence MRSPTEDAYMPDLRYDSASPVREGSPFPRGATWDGNGTNFALFTAHGTRVEVCFYDEAGNETGRIDLPEYTDEVWHGYVPGVGPGQLYGYRVHGPYEPQNGHRFNPNKLLLDPYAKHIVGELTWADELYGYTVGHPDGDLSFDERDSAPFMPKAMVVDTSYKWIEHGKPSVPWNRTVIQETHVRGYTMGHPAVPENLRGTFAGLATPEVIDYVRGLGVTSVELLPVHAYLDDQHLLEQGLRNYWGYNTIGFFALKTRYLSSGDPREFKDMVAAYHRAGLEVILDVVYNHTAEGNEMGPTLSFKGIDNASYYRLAEDKRYYINDTGTGNTVNLSHARVLQMVTDSLRYWTTEMNVDGFRFDLATILGREPYGFDENGGFLDACTQDPVLNQTKMIAEPWDCGPGGYQVGEFPPGWVEWNDKFRDTVRAFWIGEEGKLAEFARRFTGSADLFDKRGRRPYASLNFITAHDGFTLRDLLSYNGKHNDANGEDNRDGSDNNHSFNHGAEGPTDDAGILAVRQRQSRNLLATLLLAQGTPMLLSGDERGNTQDGNNNVYGQDNPLSWIDWENDPSDDGLAQSVRELLALRERYPILRRGRFLNGRYDEESGIRDIVWLNPGGGEMQQEHWDDPRARSIGVLLDGRSQASGVREHAADQTVLILINAFDGGVEFALPEGRWSVAFSSDEELAVDTVAEDGKLIASPRSFVVLAAG encoded by the coding sequence GTGCGCTCCCCCACCGAGGATGCCTATATGCCCGATCTCCGCTACGACTCCGCCTCGCCCGTCCGCGAGGGTTCACCGTTTCCGCGCGGAGCGACCTGGGATGGCAACGGCACCAATTTCGCGCTGTTCACCGCCCACGGCACCCGTGTGGAAGTGTGCTTCTACGACGAGGCCGGCAACGAGACGGGCCGGATCGACCTGCCCGAGTACACCGACGAGGTGTGGCACGGTTACGTTCCCGGCGTCGGTCCGGGCCAGTTGTACGGTTACCGCGTGCACGGTCCGTACGAGCCGCAGAACGGCCACCGGTTCAATCCGAACAAGCTGCTGCTCGATCCGTACGCGAAGCACATCGTCGGTGAGCTGACCTGGGCCGACGAACTCTACGGTTACACGGTGGGCCACCCCGATGGTGACCTCAGCTTCGACGAGCGCGACAGCGCGCCATTCATGCCCAAGGCGATGGTGGTGGACACCTCGTACAAGTGGATCGAGCATGGCAAGCCGTCGGTGCCCTGGAACCGCACGGTGATCCAGGAGACCCATGTCCGCGGCTACACCATGGGTCACCCGGCCGTGCCGGAAAACCTTCGCGGCACGTTTGCCGGCCTGGCCACGCCCGAGGTGATCGACTACGTGCGCGGCCTCGGCGTCACCTCGGTCGAGTTGCTGCCCGTGCATGCGTACCTCGACGACCAGCACCTGCTCGAACAGGGCCTGCGCAACTACTGGGGCTACAACACCATCGGCTTTTTCGCGCTGAAGACGCGCTACCTGTCCAGCGGCGACCCGCGCGAGTTCAAGGACATGGTGGCGGCGTATCACCGCGCCGGGCTGGAGGTGATCCTGGATGTGGTCTACAACCACACCGCCGAAGGCAACGAGATGGGGCCGACGCTGTCGTTCAAGGGCATCGACAATGCCAGCTACTATCGCCTCGCCGAAGACAAGCGCTATTACATCAACGACACCGGAACCGGCAACACGGTGAACCTCAGCCATGCGCGCGTGCTGCAGATGGTGACCGACTCGCTGCGCTACTGGACGACGGAGATGAACGTCGACGGCTTCCGCTTCGACCTCGCCACCATCCTTGGCCGCGAGCCCTACGGCTTCGACGAGAACGGCGGTTTCCTCGACGCCTGCACGCAGGACCCGGTGCTCAACCAGACCAAGATGATCGCCGAGCCGTGGGATTGCGGCCCCGGCGGCTATCAGGTGGGCGAGTTCCCGCCGGGCTGGGTGGAATGGAACGACAAGTTCCGAGATACGGTGCGCGCGTTCTGGATCGGCGAGGAAGGCAAGCTGGCGGAATTTGCCCGTCGCTTTACCGGCTCCGCCGACCTGTTCGACAAGCGCGGTCGCCGTCCTTATGCGTCGCTCAACTTCATCACGGCGCACGACGGCTTCACCCTGCGCGACCTGCTCAGCTACAACGGCAAGCACAACGATGCCAACGGCGAAGACAACCGCGACGGCTCGGATAACAACCACTCGTTCAACCATGGTGCCGAAGGCCCGACGGACGACGCGGGCATTCTCGCCGTGCGCCAGCGACAGTCGCGCAACCTGCTGGCCACGCTGCTGCTGGCCCAGGGCACGCCGATGCTGCTGTCCGGCGACGAGCGCGGCAACACGCAGGACGGCAACAACAACGTCTACGGCCAGGACAACCCGCTCAGCTGGATCGACTGGGAAAACGATCCGTCCGACGATGGACTGGCGCAGTCGGTACGCGAGTTGCTGGCCCTGCGCGAGCGCTACCCCATCCTGCGCCGTGGCCGCTTCCTCAATGGACGCTACGACGAGGAATCGGGTATCCGCGATATCGTCTGGCTCAATCCCGGCGGTGGCGAAATGCAGCAGGAACACTGGGACGATCCGCGGGCCCGATCCATCGGCGTGCTGCTGGACGGCCGTAGCCAGGCGTCCGGCGTGCGCGAACACGCGGCTGACCAGACCGTGCTGATCCTGATCAACGCTTTCGACGGCGGCGTGGAGTTCGCACTGCCGGAGGGTCGCTGGAGCGTTGCCTTCTCCAGCGACGAAGAGCTCGCCGTGGACACCGTGGCGGAGGACGGCAAACTGATCGCGTCACCGCGCAGCTTCGTGGTACTGGCCGCGGGGTAA
- the modB gene encoding molybdate ABC transporter permease subunit gives MGAAWIPLALSLKVALWATAINLVLGVAVAFGLSRWRSPARDVVDAVLTLPLVLPPTVLGYYLLVLLGRRGRVGAWLHERGIDLVFTWQGAVIAATLVAFPLVHKAARAAFEAVDPQLESAARVLGLREAAVFFRVSLPLAARGITAGVLLAFARALGEFGATLMIAGNLPGRTQTLSVAIYTAVQAGDDRSAALMVAVTSVTCVAVLLLAGRLAPDPVRRMRP, from the coding sequence GTGGGAGCCGCCTGGATTCCCCTGGCACTGTCGCTCAAGGTGGCGCTGTGGGCTACCGCGATCAACCTCGTGCTCGGCGTCGCGGTAGCCTTCGGCCTGTCCCGCTGGCGTTCGCCGGCACGCGATGTCGTGGATGCGGTGCTGACCCTGCCGCTGGTGTTGCCGCCCACGGTACTCGGCTATTACCTGCTGGTGCTTCTCGGCCGCCGCGGCCGCGTGGGCGCGTGGCTGCACGAACGGGGAATCGATCTGGTGTTCACATGGCAAGGTGCGGTGATCGCCGCCACGCTGGTTGCGTTCCCGCTGGTGCACAAGGCCGCCCGTGCCGCCTTCGAGGCGGTCGATCCGCAACTGGAAAGCGCCGCCCGCGTTCTCGGCCTGCGCGAGGCCGCGGTGTTCTTCCGCGTGTCGCTGCCGCTGGCTGCGCGCGGCATCACCGCCGGCGTGCTGCTCGCGTTCGCCCGCGCGCTGGGTGAATTCGGGGCCACGCTGATGATCGCGGGCAACCTGCCGGGGCGCACGCAGACGCTTTCCGTCGCGATCTATACCGCCGTGCAGGCCGGCGACGATCGCTCTGCCGCCCTGATGGTGGCGGTGACGTCAGTGACCTGCGTGGCCGTGCTGCTGCTCGCCGGCCGGCTCGCCCCGGACCCCGTACGGCGGATGCGCCCGTGA
- a CDS encoding DUF2946 family protein produces MAIVAVWFTVLAPTVSRTLPAFAFPDLGAWCDATPAAHHDGGAEHRDADADGACGYCTLFAQVPALGGSFFIGSVAHVAAHIDPLVPHPHDIASPARFHAPPRGPPVPTYA; encoded by the coding sequence ATGGCGATCGTCGCCGTCTGGTTCACCGTGCTCGCGCCCACGGTCTCGCGCACGCTACCGGCCTTCGCCTTCCCCGACCTGGGCGCTTGGTGCGACGCCACGCCTGCCGCGCACCACGACGGCGGGGCCGAACACCGCGACGCCGACGCCGATGGCGCCTGCGGTTATTGCACCCTGTTCGCGCAGGTGCCGGCGCTCGGCGGCAGTTTCTTCATCGGTAGCGTGGCGCATGTCGCGGCGCACATCGATCCACTCGTGCCCCATCCGCACGATATCGCCTCCCCCGCTCGCTTCCATGCTCCACCCCGAGGTCCACCGGTCCCCACTTACGCCTGA
- a CDS encoding TonB-dependent receptor, translated as MLLPSFHGRAIARAVACALGATAWSAHAADTPATPDAPQTTTLREVRVSAASHGSRVDPDMPSAVETLEAAKLDRLNVVNTEDALKYLPSFGIRKRFIGDENATFSVRGTSNQQSARGLVYLDGLLLSNLLGNSWGNPPRWSMAFPENLARVEVIYGAYSALYPGNAIGATVLMTTRMPERLEVTGEVQAFTQHVDTYGVDRNYGGSRQSATLGDRSGRFAFLIGVAHLQSNGQPLVYATQNQSTRPGGAQPVTGAIADTGTNGLPREVLGINSEGQEATRQDEAHLRLTYDFTPELTGGITAGYWNQELSHRTATFLRDGAGQPVWSGPVSIGGRAYTLPANFFAPSTRQSRNYLYGASLGTHRDSGWNIEGNASYFDMDRNRDRVADAVTYDGSGLLTAGDGSRWRTFDLRASHTPDSLADNTHTVSFGYHFDGYRLDNASYLLSAWRRGDAGTQTAGNGGSTQTQAVYVQDAWQLDERWRLTGGARYEQWRAFGGQRASSAAAVTYPERDESHTSPKLSLSYAASDSLLLRVSGARAYRFPTVNELFQGSFNGIAFTNNDPNLKPENDLSRELSAEWYQAHGVARFTLYRSDTRNALFSQTDTTVFPNVTNVQNVDLVRTRSAEASYDGRGVVWDTLDLTANAAYTQATTVRNRRNPASEGKQFYRIPRWRANLVATWHASEAVALTLAGRYSGRQYNTLDHSDIRPDTFGGASEFLTFDAKLQWQASKQVNLGVGVDNLTDRRYYVYYPYPSRTYLMEAKFRL; from the coding sequence ATGCTGCTGCCTTCATTCCACGGGCGCGCGATCGCGCGCGCCGTTGCCTGCGCCCTCGGCGCCACCGCGTGGTCCGCCCATGCGGCCGACACTCCCGCGACGCCCGATGCGCCGCAGACCACTACCTTGCGCGAAGTGCGCGTTTCCGCGGCCAGCCACGGCTCGCGGGTCGACCCCGACATGCCTTCGGCCGTGGAAACCCTGGAGGCGGCGAAACTGGATCGCCTCAACGTGGTCAACACCGAGGACGCGCTGAAGTACCTGCCGTCGTTCGGCATCCGCAAGCGGTTCATAGGCGACGAGAACGCCACCTTCTCGGTGCGCGGTACCAGCAACCAGCAGAGCGCGCGCGGGCTGGTCTACCTCGACGGCCTGCTGCTGTCCAACCTGCTCGGCAACAGCTGGGGCAATCCGCCGCGCTGGTCCATGGCGTTCCCCGAGAATCTGGCGCGCGTCGAGGTGATCTACGGCGCGTATTCCGCGCTGTATCCCGGCAATGCCATCGGTGCCACGGTGCTGATGACCACGCGCATGCCCGAACGGCTGGAGGTCACCGGCGAGGTGCAGGCCTTTACCCAGCATGTGGATACCTACGGCGTGGACCGCAACTACGGTGGAAGCCGGCAGAGCGCCACCCTGGGCGACCGCTCGGGTCGTTTCGCCTTCCTCATCGGCGTGGCGCACCTGCAATCCAACGGTCAGCCGCTGGTCTATGCCACGCAGAACCAGTCGACCCGCCCGGGCGGTGCCCAGCCCGTGACGGGCGCCATCGCCGACACCGGCACCAACGGCCTGCCGCGCGAGGTGCTCGGCATCAACAGCGAAGGCCAGGAAGCGACCCGCCAGGACGAGGCGCACCTGCGCCTTACCTACGACTTCACGCCCGAGCTGACCGGTGGCATCACCGCCGGCTACTGGAACCAGGAACTGTCCCACCGCACGGCGACCTTCCTGCGCGATGGCGCCGGCCAGCCGGTGTGGTCGGGTCCGGTGAGCATCGGCGGCCGGGCATACACGCTGCCAGCGAACTTCTTCGCGCCGAGCACACGGCAGAGCCGAAATTATCTTTACGGCGCCTCGCTCGGCACGCATCGCGATAGCGGCTGGAACATCGAGGGCAACGCGTCGTACTTCGACATGGACCGCAACCGAGACCGCGTGGCCGATGCCGTGACCTACGACGGCAGCGGCCTGCTCACCGCCGGTGACGGCAGCCGGTGGCGCACGTTCGACCTGCGCGCCAGCCACACGCCGGACAGCCTGGCGGACAACACGCATACGGTGAGCTTCGGCTATCACTTCGACGGCTATCGACTGGACAACGCCAGCTACCTGTTGTCCGCCTGGCGCCGCGGCGACGCCGGCACGCAGACGGCCGGCAACGGCGGCAGCACGCAGACACAGGCGGTGTACGTGCAGGATGCCTGGCAGCTGGACGAGCGCTGGCGCCTCACCGGCGGCGCTCGCTACGAACAGTGGCGGGCCTTCGGCGGGCAGCGCGCGAGCTCGGCGGCCGCCGTGACCTACCCGGAACGCGACGAGTCGCATACCTCGCCCAAGCTGTCGCTGTCCTATGCGGCCAGCGACAGCCTTCTGCTGCGCGTGTCCGGCGCACGCGCCTATCGCTTTCCCACGGTCAACGAACTGTTCCAGGGCAGCTTCAACGGCATCGCGTTCACCAACAACGATCCGAACCTCAAGCCGGAGAACGACCTTTCGCGCGAGCTCTCCGCGGAGTGGTACCAGGCGCATGGCGTGGCCCGCTTCACGCTGTACCGGAGCGACACCCGCAACGCGCTGTTCAGCCAGACCGACACCACGGTGTTTCCCAATGTCACCAACGTGCAGAACGTCGACCTCGTGCGTACGCGCAGCGCCGAGGCCAGCTACGACGGACGTGGCGTGGTGTGGGACACGCTGGACCTGACCGCGAACGCGGCCTATACGCAGGCCACCACCGTGCGCAACCGGCGCAACCCGGCCTCGGAAGGCAAGCAGTTCTATCGGATACCCCGCTGGCGCGCCAACCTGGTGGCCACCTGGCACGCGTCCGAAGCGGTGGCGCTGACCCTGGCCGGGCGGTACTCGGGGCGCCAGTACAACACGCTGGACCACAGCGACATCCGCCCCGACACCTTCGGCGGCGCCAGCGAATTCCTGACCTTCGACGCCAAGCTGCAATGGCAGGCCAGTAAACAGGTGAACCTTGGCGTGGGCGTGGACAACCTCACCGATCGCCGCTACTACGTGTATTACCCCTACCCGTCACGGACCTACCTGATGGAGGCAAAGTTTCGTCTCTAG